A part of Limihaloglobus sulfuriphilus genomic DNA contains:
- the rpsC gene encoding 30S ribosomal protein S3, with product MGQKTSPIGFRTGITLDWQSTWYAPKANYGEFLVEDKKVRDFVDKKFNQQPPYAAVSKIEIARTRNEVKVILHTGRPGMVIGPKGAEVDVLREQLEELIDRKVNVNVVEIADPNLDAKLVADGIAQQFQRRAPFRRVMKMQCENIMNSGALGCKIMCSGRLGGAEMARRETQKLGSIPLQTLDANVDYASSTSFTTYGAIGVKVWIYKGKFGEEIQPQARPQRGGRKGGPRRQRKGGGRDFQGGNKSNN from the coding sequence ATGGGTCAAAAGACTTCTCCAATAGGCTTTAGAACTGGAATAACACTCGACTGGCAGAGTACCTGGTATGCCCCGAAGGCAAACTATGGTGAATTCCTGGTAGAGGATAAAAAAGTTCGCGATTTTGTAGATAAAAAGTTCAACCAGCAGCCGCCTTACGCAGCGGTATCCAAGATTGAGATAGCGCGTACACGTAACGAGGTCAAGGTTATCCTTCATACCGGCCGGCCCGGTATGGTTATCGGCCCCAAGGGGGCTGAGGTTGACGTACTGCGTGAGCAGCTCGAAGAGCTCATCGACCGCAAGGTAAACGTCAACGTTGTCGAAATTGCCGATCCCAATCTCGACGCCAAACTCGTGGCAGACGGGATTGCCCAGCAGTTCCAGCGCCGTGCACCTTTCCGCCGCGTTATGAAAATGCAGTGTGAAAATATTATGAACTCCGGAGCCCTCGGATGCAAAATCATGTGCTCAGGGCGGCTCGGCGGTGCTGAGATGGCACGCCGCGAAACTCAGAAGCTCGGCAGCATTCCGCTCCAGACTCTTGATGCCAATGTTGATTACGCATCAAGCACCAGCTTCACTACTTACGGAGCGATAGGTGTTAAGGTTTGGATCTATAAGGGCAAATTCGGCGAGGAAATCCAGCCCCAGGCACGTCCCCAGCGAGGCGGCCGCAAGGGCGGACCGCGGCGTCAGCGTAAAGGCGGCGGCCGTGATTTCCAAGGCGGAAATAAGAGTAATAATTAA